Proteins encoded within one genomic window of Bacillus sp. F19:
- a CDS encoding peptidoglycan-binding protein translates to MKKKWLVAISAIALVASPLPFQTADASSENESVQMSELPPELEPILNVAPEHQPTLQQGSAGIEVEFVQVTLNHSGFETEVDGLFGAQTDEQVRQFQSEHGLAVDGIVGVETWTAMFNEHQEVIFPVEKAITYAEEALDNDDLVFSSDGVLHKDSDGKVFYSLKAQSQDLIDGGGTGTVGFYDVYQNGDVVESKPR, encoded by the coding sequence ATGAAAAAAAAATGGTTAGTAGCAATATCCGCGATTGCACTTGTGGCCTCGCCACTTCCCTTTCAAACCGCAGACGCATCCTCAGAAAATGAATCGGTTCAAATGTCAGAGTTACCACCTGAGCTTGAACCCATTTTGAATGTAGCACCTGAACACCAGCCTACCTTGCAGCAAGGAAGTGCAGGTATAGAGGTTGAATTCGTTCAAGTAACGTTAAACCATTCTGGTTTTGAAACCGAAGTGGATGGACTGTTCGGAGCGCAAACAGATGAACAAGTGCGCCAGTTCCAGTCCGAGCATGGATTAGCTGTTGATGGAATTGTTGGTGTGGAGACATGGACTGCTATGTTCAATGAACACCAAGAAGTCATATTTCCAGTAGAAAAAGCGATTACTTATGCAGAGGAAGCCCTAGATAATGATGATCTAGTGTTTAGTAGCGATGGTGTGCTTCATAAGGACTCAGATGGAAAAGTATTTTATTCTTTGAAAGCACAAAGTCAAGATTTAATTGATGGCGGAGGTACTGGAACGGTCGGATTCTATGATGTGTATCAAAATGGAGATGTTGTGGAATCAAAACCAAGATAG
- a CDS encoding L,D-transpeptidase: MARRIDVSTSKHQLKLFDGNRLIKAYPIAVGKILSPTPSGTYTIINKQLHPPARFGVLWMGLSKPHYGIHGTNNPASIGKNVSHGCIRMFNHDVLELSSRVPIGTRVSIHK; the protein is encoded by the coding sequence ATGGCGAGACGGATTGACGTATCTACATCAAAACATCAATTAAAACTTTTTGATGGAAACAGGCTTATAAAAGCTTACCCAATTGCAGTTGGGAAAATATTGTCACCAACACCTTCTGGGACATACACGATTATCAATAAACAACTCCATCCACCCGCACGATTTGGAGTGCTTTGGATGGGATTGTCAAAACCTCATTACGGTATACACGGAACAAATAACCCAGCTTCAATCGGTAAGAATGTCTCACATGGATGTATTAGAATGTTTAATCATGATGTTCTAGAATTATCATCTAGAGTTCCAATTGGTACTAGGGTTTCTATTCATAAATGA
- a CDS encoding AbrB/MazE/SpoVT family DNA-binding domain-containing protein, translating into MKRTGIVRRVDELGRIVIPMELRRVLDIDVKDALEIFVDEDEIILKKYTANNACAITGRVLPENKTFGNSKIVLSPEGTKLLFQDLQDYVEVKI; encoded by the coding sequence ATGAAAAGAACAGGCATAGTCAGAAGAGTTGATGAACTTGGTAGAATTGTGATTCCGATGGAGCTTCGTAGAGTACTAGACATTGATGTAAAAGATGCACTAGAAATTTTTGTAGATGAGGATGAAATCATTTTAAAGAAATATACAGCCAATAATGCTTGTGCAATTACTGGAAGGGTATTGCCTGAAAATAAAACATTTGGCAACAGTAAGATTGTTTTAAGCCCTGAAGGAACTAAGTTATTGTTTCAGGACTTACAAGATTATGTTGAAGTGAAAATCTAG
- a CDS encoding C40 family peptidase encodes MTIRKGRVAVSVATIWTSKDSPRDLDEKAVVNPADIESWLNGLTYETSLALCNENRIQTQALLGEEVWIMDEQDGYAHVIIPSQSSSKDERGYPGWMPLCQIELNAESLHGPIAIVQSKKTMLYSEDDTPQFDLSFQTILTVLKEETEWIEVETPYGKGKLKAADVSLYEAFESVPNGCGQDIVAEGERFIGLPYLWGGMSSFGFDCSGFSYTMCKANGYMIPRDAHDQAASGGKVELDAIEPGDLLFFAYEEGIGNLHHVGIYYGDGKLLHSPNTGKSIEILDMAGTIYEKELCAARRYWLKTEG; translated from the coding sequence ATGACAATAAGAAAAGGAAGAGTTGCGGTATCCGTTGCAACCATATGGACGTCAAAGGATTCCCCGCGTGATTTGGATGAAAAAGCAGTTGTGAATCCGGCTGACATTGAATCATGGCTGAACGGGCTAACATATGAAACGAGTCTTGCTTTATGTAATGAAAATCGGATTCAGACTCAGGCTTTGCTTGGAGAAGAAGTATGGATCATGGACGAACAGGATGGCTATGCACATGTCATTATTCCCTCTCAGTCCTCTTCAAAGGATGAAAGAGGGTACCCGGGGTGGATGCCGCTTTGCCAAATCGAGCTGAATGCAGAATCACTGCATGGTCCTATCGCAATTGTTCAAAGCAAAAAAACCATGCTTTATTCTGAAGATGACACACCTCAATTTGATCTAAGCTTTCAAACCATCTTGACAGTTCTAAAAGAAGAAACAGAGTGGATTGAAGTAGAAACTCCATATGGCAAAGGGAAACTGAAGGCAGCGGATGTTTCCCTTTATGAAGCTTTTGAAAGTGTTCCGAATGGATGCGGTCAGGACATTGTGGCGGAGGGCGAAAGATTCATCGGTCTTCCTTATCTTTGGGGCGGAATGAGCAGCTTTGGATTTGATTGTTCAGGGTTCAGTTACACCATGTGCAAAGCAAATGGATACATGATTCCAAGAGATGCCCATGATCAGGCTGCTTCAGGGGGAAAAGTAGAGCTTGACGCGATTGAGCCTGGCGATTTATTGTTTTTTGCGTACGAAGAAGGGATTGGAAACCTTCATCACGTAGGCATTTATTACGGAGACGGCAAGCTTCTTCATTCGCCAAACACCGGGAAGTCGATTGAGATTCTTGATATGGCCGGAACCATTTATGAAAAGGAATTATGTGCAGCTAGACGCTATTGGCTAAAGACGGAGGGATAA
- a CDS encoding ATP-binding cassette domain-containing protein: protein MTVENLLEVRNLKKHFHLGKGATLKAVDGISFTVKKGETFGIVGESGCGKSTAGRTILGLYDQTEGEVLFNGKNIHELKGKDKFAYYRQMQMIFQDPYASLNPRSTVLEIISEPMEVHGMYKNKQGRTEKVHQLLEDVGLNRDHANRYPHEFSGGQRQRIGIARALALDPEFIIADEPISALDVSVQAQVVNLMKRLQKEKGLTYLFIAHDLSMVKQISDRIGVMYLGHLVEQTASSELYKKPLHPYTQALLTAIPIPDPDVEDKRERIILQGELPSPMNPPSGCVFRTRCAYAMEACASKKPVWQEVEENHFVACHLYDRSIMGDQDFSQIAATK, encoded by the coding sequence ATAACAGTGGAGAATTTGCTGGAAGTACGAAATTTAAAGAAACATTTTCACCTTGGTAAAGGGGCAACGCTAAAAGCAGTAGACGGCATTTCATTCACAGTGAAAAAAGGGGAAACGTTCGGCATCGTCGGGGAATCAGGCTGCGGAAAATCAACTGCCGGCAGGACCATTCTCGGCTTATACGATCAGACAGAAGGAGAAGTATTATTTAACGGCAAAAACATCCATGAATTAAAAGGAAAAGACAAATTTGCCTACTATCGTCAGATGCAAATGATTTTTCAGGATCCATATGCATCATTAAATCCGCGGTCAACTGTCCTTGAGATCATCTCTGAACCGATGGAAGTTCACGGCATGTATAAAAATAAGCAGGGCCGGACGGAAAAAGTGCATCAGCTCCTTGAAGATGTGGGTTTAAACCGTGATCATGCCAACCGCTATCCGCACGAATTCAGCGGCGGCCAAAGACAGCGGATCGGTATTGCCCGCGCACTTGCCCTTGATCCGGAATTCATTATCGCAGATGAGCCGATTTCAGCTCTCGATGTTTCCGTGCAGGCCCAAGTTGTGAATCTAATGAAGCGCCTGCAAAAAGAAAAGGGACTGACTTACCTTTTTATTGCGCATGATCTGTCCATGGTGAAGCAAATCAGCGACCGCATCGGGGTTATGTATTTAGGCCACCTTGTCGAGCAGACCGCAAGCAGCGAGCTTTACAAAAAACCGCTGCACCCTTATACGCAGGCACTTTTGACTGCAATTCCAATTCCTGATCCGGATGTAGAGGATAAGCGGGAGCGCATTATCCTGCAGGGCGAGCTGCCGAGCCCGATGAATCCGCCGAGCGGCTGTGTATTCAGAACACGCTGTGCCTATGCGATGGAAGCCTGTGCTTCTAAAAAGCCCGTATGGCAGGAAGTAGAGGAAAATCACTTCGTTGCCTGTCATTTATATGACCGCAGCATCATGGGCGATCAGGATTTTTCTCAAATCGCAGCGACGAAGTGA
- a CDS encoding ankyrin repeat domain-containing protein — protein sequence MWKWLAVVIGCILLLQGCASIDKGGEAVNGKLFQSAKRGETDTVIRLIKEGVNINAQDSNGQTATMIATYNNDVKTAKVLIEAGADVNIRDEMKNNPFLYAGAEGYIDILKLTIKAGADPTITNRYGGTALIPASEHGYVNVIKELLTNTDTDVNHVNNLGWTALLEAIILNDGDEKQQQTVQLLIDYGADVNIPDKNNVTPLQHAREKGFKEIEKILLKAGAK from the coding sequence ATGTGGAAGTGGCTGGCAGTAGTTATAGGCTGCATACTTCTGCTACAAGGGTGTGCCTCAATTGACAAGGGGGGAGAAGCAGTGAACGGGAAACTATTTCAATCAGCAAAACGTGGAGAGACGGATACCGTAATAAGACTGATTAAGGAAGGGGTCAATATTAATGCACAGGACTCAAATGGACAAACTGCCACTATGATCGCAACTTATAATAATGATGTCAAAACTGCAAAAGTACTTATCGAGGCAGGGGCAGATGTCAACATTCGAGATGAAATGAAAAACAATCCCTTTCTGTATGCTGGTGCAGAAGGATATATAGATATCCTAAAGCTTACAATTAAAGCAGGTGCCGATCCGACGATTACTAACAGGTATGGAGGAACCGCTTTGATCCCTGCTTCTGAACATGGATATGTGAATGTCATCAAAGAACTTCTTACTAATACAGATACTGATGTTAATCATGTCAATAATCTTGGTTGGACGGCTTTACTGGAAGCTATTATTTTGAATGATGGAGACGAAAAACAGCAGCAAACAGTGCAATTGCTTATAGATTATGGAGCAGATGTGAACATACCTGATAAAAATAATGTAACTCCTTTACAACATGCACGTGAGAAAGGGTTTAAAGAGATTGAAAAGATTTTGTTAAAAGCAGGAGCAAAATAG
- a CDS encoding LD-carboxypeptidase, producing the protein MKETTRMIKPQALKKGDTIGIISPASPPNQENLKRSLSFLEETGLKFKLGKHIEREYGYLAGTDEERAEDIHTMFQDQEIKAIICACGGFGTARMASLLDYDLIQKNPKIFWGYSDITFLHTAIRQKTGLVTFHGPMLSSDFGEESGVLPLTKQYFHQLFENSPLTYNESLSPLEIMIEGKASGELVGGNLSLITSSVGTAFEIDSKEKLLLIEEIDEEPYAVDRMLNQLYMAGKLTDAAGILVADFHNCVPQKRKNSIPLDEVLAHYIKLSGKPALRGFKIGHCSPNISVPLGTHAEMNTIEKTVVIESGIL; encoded by the coding sequence ATAAAGGAGACTACTAGAATGATAAAACCCCAGGCGTTAAAAAAAGGCGACACAATCGGCATTATTTCCCCGGCAAGTCCTCCAAATCAAGAGAACCTGAAGCGCTCCCTTTCTTTTTTAGAAGAAACAGGTTTGAAATTCAAGCTCGGCAAACATATTGAACGCGAATACGGTTATCTTGCAGGAACAGATGAAGAAAGAGCAGAAGATATTCATACGATGTTTCAGGATCAAGAGATTAAAGCCATCATCTGCGCGTGCGGAGGTTTTGGAACAGCACGCATGGCCTCTCTATTAGACTATGACCTTATTCAAAAGAACCCGAAGATTTTCTGGGGCTACAGCGATATTACTTTTTTACATACAGCCATCAGACAGAAGACCGGTCTCGTTACGTTTCACGGACCTATGCTCAGCTCTGATTTTGGAGAGGAATCCGGTGTTCTTCCGTTAACCAAACAATATTTTCATCAGCTTTTTGAGAACAGCCCGCTAACTTATAATGAATCTCTTTCGCCCCTTGAAATCATGATTGAAGGAAAAGCAAGCGGTGAGCTTGTTGGCGGGAATCTATCATTAATCACAAGCTCGGTCGGTACCGCTTTTGAGATTGATTCGAAAGAGAAGCTGCTTTTAATTGAAGAAATTGATGAAGAGCCTTATGCAGTCGACCGCATGCTGAATCAGCTTTATATGGCAGGCAAGTTAACAGACGCAGCAGGTATTCTCGTCGCTGATTTTCATAACTGCGTTCCTCAAAAACGAAAGAATTCGATACCTCTTGATGAAGTGCTGGCTCATTACATAAAACTTTCTGGCAAACCGGCTTTAAGAGGGTTTAAAATCGGACACTGCAGTCCTAATATCTCTGTTCCGCTTGGAACACATGCAGAAATGAATACAATCGAAAAGACAGTTGTAATCGAAAGCGGGATTCTTTAA
- a CDS encoding peptide ABC transporter substrate-binding protein: MKKWMAMFLTALLVFVLAACTANESAGKDTEKEEKEKEKILQLNNGTEPTSFDPVIGFDAVSWNALNNLMEGLTRLGKDHEPEAATAEKWDVSEDGKTYTFHIRENAKWSNGDDLTADDFVFAWKRLLNPETGSGAAFLGYFIEGGEAYNSGTGSADDVKVKAVDKKTFEVTLTSPQAYFLSVIANPAFFPVNEKVAAETPDWFAEADTFVGNGPFSLESWEHDKEFVMKKNDQYWDAKNVKLDGVHWAIVEDTNTEYQLYQTGELDTSDVPADLAESLFEEGKANVEEQAGDYFYRMNVTLEPFQNVNIRKAFAMAVDQKQIVDFVTKNQETAAYGFVSPGFKDPSGKDFREVSGDLVKTDAAEAKALLEKGMKEEGYDKLPEVTLTYSTDDTHKKIAEALQQMFKENLGVDVKLANLEANVFATDQKALKFQLSRSSFLADYADPVNFLENFQTGHSMNRTGWTNAEYDQLIKDSKNESDEVKRFELLYKAEKILFEEAPIIPIHFYNQVYLQNEDVSGIVRHPVGYLELKWADKK; this comes from the coding sequence ATGAAAAAGTGGATGGCTATGTTCCTGACTGCATTGTTAGTATTCGTACTTGCAGCATGTACAGCAAATGAGAGTGCAGGAAAAGACACAGAAAAAGAAGAAAAAGAGAAAGAGAAAATTTTGCAGCTGAATAATGGAACTGAACCAACATCATTTGACCCTGTCATTGGATTTGACGCTGTTTCATGGAATGCGCTGAACAACTTAATGGAAGGTCTTACCCGTTTAGGTAAAGACCATGAGCCTGAAGCAGCAACGGCTGAGAAATGGGACGTTTCTGAAGATGGCAAAACGTACACGTTCCACATTCGCGAAAATGCAAAATGGTCAAACGGTGATGATTTAACAGCTGACGATTTCGTGTTTGCATGGAAACGTCTTTTAAATCCTGAAACAGGATCAGGAGCGGCATTTTTAGGCTACTTCATTGAGGGAGGAGAAGCTTACAACAGCGGAACTGGCTCTGCAGATGACGTGAAGGTGAAAGCTGTTGACAAAAAAACATTTGAAGTTACGCTAACCAGTCCTCAAGCATACTTCTTAAGTGTCATTGCAAATCCGGCATTTTTCCCGGTAAATGAAAAAGTAGCTGCGGAAACACCAGACTGGTTTGCAGAAGCTGATACGTTTGTCGGCAATGGACCTTTCTCACTCGAGTCATGGGAGCATGACAAAGAATTTGTGATGAAGAAAAACGATCAGTACTGGGATGCGAAAAACGTGAAGCTTGATGGCGTTCATTGGGCGATCGTAGAAGATACAAATACAGAATACCAGCTTTACCAAACAGGCGAATTGGATACATCAGACGTGCCTGCTGACTTGGCAGAGTCTCTTTTTGAAGAAGGAAAAGCGAATGTAGAAGAACAGGCTGGAGATTACTTCTACCGCATGAACGTAACTCTTGAACCGTTCCAGAATGTGAACATCCGCAAAGCATTTGCAATGGCAGTTGATCAAAAGCAAATCGTTGATTTCGTAACGAAAAACCAGGAAACAGCAGCATACGGCTTCGTTTCACCCGGTTTTAAAGATCCTTCAGGCAAAGACTTCCGCGAGGTAAGCGGCGATCTTGTGAAAACAGATGCAGCTGAAGCAAAAGCATTGCTTGAAAAAGGCATGAAAGAAGAAGGCTATGACAAGCTTCCTGAAGTCACATTAACTTACAGCACAGATGATACGCACAAGAAAATTGCAGAAGCGCTTCAGCAAATGTTTAAAGAAAACTTAGGCGTTGATGTGAAGCTTGCAAACCTTGAAGCGAACGTATTTGCTACCGATCAGAAGGCGTTGAAATTCCAGTTGTCACGCAGCTCTTTCTTAGCTGACTATGCTGATCCTGTGAACTTCCTTGAGAACTTCCAAACAGGACATTCCATGAACCGCACAGGCTGGACAAATGCTGAGTATGATCAATTGATCAAAGACTCAAAAAATGAATCTGACGAAGTGAAACGCTTTGAATTGCTTTACAAAGCAGAAAAGATTTTATTTGAAGAAGCACCGATCATTCCGATCCATTTCTACAACCAGGTTTACCTGCAAAATGAAGATGTATCAGGCATCGTCCGTCACCCTGTCGGATATTTAGAATTAAAATGGGCAGATAAGAAGTAA
- a CDS encoding response regulator transcription factor, with the protein MKEILLIEDDISIAELQRDYLEINDFRVDIQHTGDSGLQYALKENYDLIILDIMLPGINGFEICKQLRAVKNIPILLVSAKKEDIDKIRGLGLGADDYITKPFSPSELVARVKAHLARYERLAGNQTNSNTIFVHGISIDKSARKVYLNGEEVPFTTKEFNLIVFFVMHPNQVLSKEQLYEKIWGLESAADVSTVTVHIRKLREKIERDPARPKFLETVWGAGYRFNV; encoded by the coding sequence GTGAAAGAAATATTACTTATAGAAGACGATATTAGCATTGCGGAATTGCAAAGAGATTATTTAGAAATAAATGATTTTCGTGTCGATATTCAACATACTGGTGATTCAGGGCTTCAATATGCCCTTAAAGAAAATTATGATTTAATCATCCTGGACATCATGCTGCCAGGAATAAATGGATTTGAGATTTGCAAACAACTACGTGCTGTTAAAAACATTCCTATTTTGCTTGTATCCGCCAAAAAGGAAGATATCGATAAAATTCGAGGTCTTGGTTTAGGAGCAGACGATTATATTACAAAGCCTTTTAGTCCAAGCGAACTGGTTGCTAGAGTGAAAGCACATTTAGCGCGCTATGAACGTTTAGCAGGAAATCAAACCAATTCAAATACGATTTTCGTTCATGGAATATCGATCGATAAGTCAGCACGAAAAGTTTATCTTAACGGAGAGGAGGTTCCGTTTACGACAAAGGAATTTAATTTGATCGTGTTTTTTGTGATGCACCCGAACCAAGTATTAAGCAAAGAGCAGCTTTATGAAAAGATTTGGGGGCTTGAGTCAGCTGCAGATGTTTCAACGGTGACCGTCCATATTAGAAAATTACGAGAAAAAATCGAAAGAGACCCTGCACGTCCGAAATTCTTGGAAACCGTCTGGGGAGCAGGATATCGCTTTAATGTTTAA
- a CDS encoding dipeptide epimerase: MKIEKVETFRVAVPLTKPFKTALRTVVTAESVILKVTCESGITGWGEAPPTLVITGDSLSSIEASIHQVLKPFLIGKNLLNYEVIFQGIQSVLAGNSSAKAAVDMALYDCLAKHSRLPLYQYLGGYKDKMETDFTVSVNDVREMGEDAASYIQNGFNVLKVKVGLGDSALDIERIREIRSRVGSEIKIRLDANQGWKPKEAVTVIGKMEDLGLNIELVEQPVKAHDIEGLKQVTDTVETPIMADESVFTPKQAFEVLKTRSADLINIKLMKAGGIYQAAMINQLAEICGVECMVGSMIETRIGITAAAHFAAAKKNITRFDFDAPLMLAKEIVEGGVRYNGRKMTFSEGNGLGISDVLVNDGEVSAK, encoded by the coding sequence ATGAAAATCGAAAAAGTGGAAACATTTCGGGTGGCTGTCCCTCTGACAAAGCCTTTTAAAACGGCACTCCGGACAGTTGTGACAGCAGAATCCGTCATCTTAAAAGTGACGTGCGAAAGCGGTATTACCGGCTGGGGAGAAGCGCCGCCGACACTTGTCATTACGGGTGATAGTCTCTCGAGTATAGAAGCCAGTATTCATCAAGTGCTGAAGCCGTTTTTAATCGGCAAAAATCTATTGAACTACGAAGTTATTTTCCAGGGAATACAATCGGTCTTAGCAGGCAATTCAAGTGCAAAAGCCGCAGTGGACATGGCCCTTTATGATTGCCTTGCCAAGCATAGCAGACTGCCCCTTTATCAATATTTAGGCGGTTATAAAGATAAAATGGAAACAGATTTTACCGTCAGTGTAAATGACGTGCGGGAAATGGGAGAAGATGCGGCTTCCTATATTCAAAATGGTTTTAATGTTTTAAAGGTGAAGGTTGGGCTAGGTGACAGTGCTCTGGATATCGAACGGATCAGGGAAATCAGAAGCCGTGTCGGTTCAGAAATTAAAATCCGCCTTGATGCTAACCAAGGATGGAAGCCAAAGGAAGCGGTCACTGTAATAGGCAAAATGGAAGACCTTGGCTTGAACATCGAATTAGTTGAGCAGCCAGTGAAAGCTCATGACATTGAAGGATTAAAGCAAGTAACTGATACCGTGGAAACGCCGATTATGGCGGATGAAAGTGTGTTTACTCCGAAGCAGGCCTTTGAAGTGCTGAAAACGAGAAGTGCAGATTTGATTAACATTAAATTAATGAAAGCAGGGGGCATCTATCAAGCTGCCATGATCAATCAGCTTGCTGAAATATGCGGGGTTGAATGCATGGTTGGAAGCATGATCGAAACGCGAATCGGCATTACCGCAGCCGCTCACTTTGCAGCAGCCAAAAAGAACATTACACGTTTTGACTTCGACGCCCCGCTCATGCTTGCAAAAGAAATTGTAGAGGGCGGAGTCCGGTATAACGGAAGAAAAATGACATTTTCAGAAGGAAACGGGCTTGGAATTTCAGATGTTCTTGTAAATGACGGGGAGGTTTCTGCAAAATGA
- a CDS encoding class A beta-lactamase-related serine hydrolase, with protein sequence MERCPGRIGLSLDLDGKIFERDSRGIFSSASLIKLPILLTAFHQKEHGILTLEEKVKMCEIEKTGGAGVLQSFSDDAVLTILDLLSLMIVVSDNAATNYMIHKAGRTAISAYIKELNLKGTELNRDMMDLEAIKNGLNNWTTADDILKCLKAIGVEGFLSAASRKQMADILQKQQFTDKLPYHMDKEKVYAGNKTGELPGIEHDCAIIRFGDRTAYIAVLIDQLQNKEEGRRTISEIGKLIYEELIDM encoded by the coding sequence ATGGAACGCTGTCCTGGAAGAATAGGTCTCTCACTAGATCTTGATGGGAAAATCTTCGAACGGGACAGCCGCGGAATTTTTTCATCGGCGAGTCTGATTAAACTTCCCATCCTGCTGACAGCTTTTCATCAAAAAGAGCACGGTATTCTTACTTTAGAAGAAAAGGTGAAAATGTGTGAGATTGAAAAAACAGGCGGAGCCGGTGTCCTGCAGTCTTTTTCAGATGATGCTGTCTTAACCATTTTAGATTTGCTTTCATTAATGATTGTCGTTTCTGATAATGCGGCGACAAATTACATGATTCATAAAGCCGGAAGAACGGCAATAAGCGCATATATAAAGGAACTAAACCTTAAAGGCACTGAGCTGAACCGGGATATGATGGATTTGGAAGCAATCAAAAACGGTTTGAATAACTGGACAACTGCAGATGACATCCTGAAGTGCCTGAAAGCAATCGGCGTGGAAGGCTTCCTCTCCGCAGCAAGCAGAAAACAGATGGCAGACATCCTTCAAAAGCAGCAATTCACAGACAAGCTTCCCTATCATATGGATAAGGAAAAGGTATACGCAGGCAACAAAACCGGAGAGCTTCCAGGCATTGAGCATGACTGTGCGATCATCCGCTTTGGCGATCGAACGGCCTATATCGCCGTGCTGATTGATCAGCTTCAGAATAAGGAAGAAGGCAGAAGGACAATCAGTGAAATCGGGAAGCTAATTTATGAAGAGCTTATAGACATGTAA